A genomic segment from Acidimicrobiales bacterium encodes:
- the typA gene encoding translational GTPase TypA, with protein sequence MSVRDDLRNVAIVAHVDHGKTTLVDAMLRQTGAFRANEELTDRVLDSGDLEREKGITILAKHITIPYRGITITIVDTPGHADFGGEVERALAMVDGVLLLVDASEGPLPQTRFVLRKALEAKLPVVVVVNKVDRADARVAEVVNEVEELFLDLDADEDQIGFPVLYANARAGRVGTKPDDIGPDLVPLFEAIVDSVPPPTYEPGHPMQALVTNLGASPYLGRLAICRVHNGTLRRGDTVAWCRLDGSVHRGKVAELFGTKALNRVEVEEAGPGEIVAVAGFDEVTIGETLADPDDPRPMPAILVDEPSLAMTIGINTSPLSGTDGTKLTARLLKGRLDAELVGNVSLRVLPTSRPDAWEVQGRGELQLAVLVETMRREGFELTVGKPQVVTRMIDGKLHEPMERLAVDVPSDYLGVVTQLLALRFGRLEEMVNHGTGWVRMDYKIPARGLVGFRTEFVIDTRGTGILHHVFDGWEPWHGDLRVRRNGSMVADRRGATTTYALMALEQRGTLLVAPGTAVYEGMIVGENSRSDEMDVNPTREKKLTNVRSSTAEELERLTPHLQLSLEQALEFIRDDECVEVTPSAVRLRKVILDQAARNRQRSRGRRDQVETGTVEVDPGT encoded by the coding sequence ATGTCCGTACGCGACGATCTGCGCAACGTGGCCATCGTGGCCCACGTCGACCACGGCAAGACGACGTTGGTCGACGCCATGCTCCGTCAGACCGGAGCGTTCCGCGCCAACGAGGAGCTCACGGACCGGGTCCTCGACTCGGGTGACCTCGAGCGCGAGAAGGGCATCACGATCCTCGCCAAGCACATCACCATTCCCTACCGGGGGATCACGATCACCATCGTCGACACCCCCGGGCACGCCGACTTCGGGGGCGAAGTGGAGCGGGCCCTGGCCATGGTGGACGGTGTGCTCCTGCTCGTCGACGCGTCGGAGGGTCCGCTGCCTCAGACGCGCTTCGTCCTGCGCAAGGCGCTCGAGGCCAAGCTGCCGGTGGTGGTGGTCGTCAACAAGGTCGACCGCGCCGACGCCCGCGTGGCCGAGGTCGTCAACGAGGTCGAGGAGCTGTTCCTCGACCTCGACGCCGACGAGGACCAGATCGGCTTCCCCGTGCTGTACGCCAACGCCCGGGCCGGCCGTGTCGGCACCAAGCCCGACGACATCGGGCCCGACCTGGTCCCGTTGTTCGAGGCCATCGTCGACAGCGTGCCGCCACCCACCTACGAGCCCGGGCACCCGATGCAAGCGCTCGTCACGAATCTCGGCGCCTCGCCGTACCTGGGTCGCCTGGCCATCTGCCGGGTGCACAACGGCACGCTTCGGCGCGGGGACACCGTGGCGTGGTGCCGGCTCGACGGGTCGGTGCACCGGGGGAAGGTGGCGGAGCTCTTCGGCACCAAGGCGCTCAACCGCGTCGAGGTCGAAGAGGCGGGCCCCGGCGAGATCGTGGCCGTCGCGGGATTCGACGAGGTGACCATCGGCGAGACGCTCGCCGACCCCGACGACCCTCGGCCGATGCCGGCGATCCTCGTCGACGAGCCCAGTCTGGCCATGACCATCGGCATCAACACCTCGCCGCTTTCGGGGACCGACGGCACCAAGCTGACGGCGCGGCTCCTGAAAGGCCGACTCGACGCCGAGCTGGTGGGCAACGTGTCGCTGCGCGTGCTGCCGACCTCCCGGCCCGACGCCTGGGAGGTGCAGGGGCGCGGCGAGCTCCAGCTCGCCGTCCTGGTCGAGACGATGCGGCGCGAGGGGTTCGAGCTCACCGTGGGCAAGCCGCAGGTGGTGACGCGCATGATCGACGGCAAGCTCCACGAGCCCATGGAGCGCCTGGCCGTCGACGTTCCGAGCGACTACCTGGGCGTGGTGACACAGCTGTTGGCGCTGCGGTTCGGCCGCCTCGAGGAGATGGTCAACCACGGGACCGGGTGGGTGCGCATGGACTACAAGATCCCGGCCCGGGGCCTGGTCGGCTTCCGCACCGAGTTCGTCATCGACACCCGCGGCACGGGCATCCTGCACCACGTGTTCGACGGGTGGGAGCCGTGGCACGGGGACCTGCGGGTGCGACGCAACGGGTCGATGGTGGCCGATCGCCGGGGCGCCACCACCACCTACGCGCTCATGGCGCTCGAACAGCGCGGGACGCTGCTCGTGGCACCGGGCACCGCCGTCTACGAGGGGATGATCGTGGGGGAGAACTCCCGGAGCGACGAAATGGACGTCAACCCCACACGCGAGAAGAAGCTCACCAACGTCCGGTCCTCCACCGCCGAGGAGCTCGAGCGCCTGACCCCCCACCTCCAGTTGTCATTGGAACAGGCCCTGGAGTTCATCCGTGACGACGAGTGCGTCGAGGTCACCCCCAGCGCGGTGCGGCTCCGGAAGGTGATCCTCGACCAGGCCGCGAGGA
- a CDS encoding transcriptional repressor has product MTRTSGRASAAAAACDPVDAVLALVREHGGRVTATRRLLLRALFDATGHRTAEELADEVQALAPDVHISTIYRNLDELERLGVVVHAHLGHGPATYHLATGAHGHFVCEQCGAMVEAPDEVFQSLSRAARTRFGFDINPHHFAVLGRCRGCR; this is encoded by the coding sequence GTGACCAGGACTTCTGGGCGAGCGTCGGCGGCCGCCGCGGCCTGCGACCCGGTGGACGCCGTGCTGGCGCTGGTCCGGGAGCACGGCGGACGGGTCACCGCCACCCGGCGGCTCCTGCTGCGGGCGCTGTTCGACGCCACGGGGCACCGCACCGCCGAGGAGCTGGCCGACGAGGTGCAGGCCCTCGCCCCCGACGTCCACATCTCGACGATCTACCGGAACCTCGACGAACTCGAGCGGCTGGGCGTCGTGGTGCACGCCCACCTCGGCCACGGGCCCGCCACGTACCATCTGGCGACCGGCGCCCACGGCCATTTCGTGTGCGAGCAGTGCGGCGCCATGGTGGAGGCTCCCGACGAGGTGTTCCAGAGCCTGTCCCGGGCGGCGAGGACACGCTTCGGCTTCGACATCAACCCGCATCACTTCGCCGTGCTCGGGCGGTGCCGGGGTTGTCGGTAG
- a CDS encoding HoxN/HupN/NixA family nickel/cobalt transporter, which translates to MANPRARFTRIRDGLTPGEWARVGGMSFTVVGLHVLGWGMVALALGHHYRISKTEVFGVGTGILAYTLGMRHAFDADHIAAIDNTTRKLVGDGKRPLSVGFFFSLGHSSVVFFLSVLLNFGIRSLDSAVSRGDSSLHRTTTVIGTSVSGAFLYLIAALNVVILVSIVKVFREMRRGMYDDEELERQLNSRGLMNRFFGPLARRIDTPWKIYPVGVLFGLGFDTATEVALLVLAGSAVVGGLPFYAILSMPVLFAAGMSLFDTIDGCFMNFAYDWAFAKPVRKVYYNLTITGLSVFVAFFVGTVELLSLIGQEAKLGGSFWGFFQRFNINSAGFVIVGVFVVTWAVALFIWRFGRIEAKWDAAAQEARQARMAVE; encoded by the coding sequence ATGGCCAACCCCCGGGCCAGGTTCACAAGGATCCGAGACGGCCTCACGCCCGGCGAATGGGCGCGTGTCGGCGGCATGTCGTTCACGGTGGTGGGCCTGCACGTCCTCGGATGGGGCATGGTGGCGCTGGCGCTCGGGCATCACTACCGCATCAGCAAGACCGAGGTCTTCGGCGTGGGGACCGGCATCCTGGCCTACACCCTCGGGATGCGCCACGCCTTCGACGCCGACCACATCGCCGCCATCGACAACACGACACGTAAGCTCGTGGGCGACGGGAAACGGCCGCTCAGCGTCGGGTTCTTCTTCTCGCTGGGCCACTCCAGCGTCGTGTTCTTCCTGAGCGTGCTCCTCAATTTCGGAATCCGGTCCCTCGACTCCGCCGTGAGCAGAGGCGATTCGTCGCTGCACCGGACCACCACCGTCATCGGGACGTCGGTCTCGGGGGCGTTCCTGTACCTCATCGCGGCCCTCAACGTCGTCATCCTGGTCTCGATCGTGAAGGTGTTCCGCGAGATGCGGCGCGGGATGTACGACGACGAGGAGCTCGAGCGGCAGCTCAACAGCCGCGGGCTCATGAACCGGTTCTTCGGGCCGCTCGCCCGCAGGATCGACACCCCGTGGAAGATCTACCCCGTCGGCGTGCTCTTCGGGCTGGGCTTCGACACGGCCACCGAGGTCGCCCTGCTGGTCCTGGCGGGGTCGGCCGTCGTCGGAGGACTTCCCTTCTACGCCATCCTCTCGATGCCGGTCCTCTTCGCGGCGGGCATGAGCCTCTTCGACACCATCGACGGCTGCTTCATGAACTTCGCCTACGACTGGGCGTTCGCCAAGCCGGTCCGCAAGGTCTATTACAACCTCACCATCACGGGCCTGTCGGTGTTCGTGGCGTTCTTCGTCGGGACCGTCGAGCTGCTCAGCCTCATCGGGCAGGAGGCGAAGCTGGGCGGGTCGTTCTGGGGCTTCTTCCAGCGCTTCAACATCAACTCCGCCGGGTTCGTGATCGTCGGCGTGTTCGTGGTGACGTGGGCTGTCGCGCTCTTCATCTGGCGGTTCGGGCGGATCGAGGCCAAGTGGGACGCCGCCGCGCAGGAGGCGCGCCAGGCCCGGATGGCGGTCGAGTGA